One part of the Malus sylvestris chromosome 2, drMalSylv7.2, whole genome shotgun sequence genome encodes these proteins:
- the LOC126611936 gene encoding tetraspanin-2-like, with translation MGVSNRITATLNFIALLCAIPIMSSGIWLASKPDNECIRSFRWPVFILGALMLLVCLAGFIGAYFNKQGLLALYLFCMAALIILLLVLLIFAFTVTRPDGSYAVPGRAYREYRLEGFSKWLRDYVTDSSTWQKIRTCLAESDTCPKLTQQYMSADQFLFAHISPLQARCCEPPTMCGYNYVNPTLWINPVNPGADPDCLIWNNDQNLLCYNCNSCRAGLLGNLRKEWRRVNVILIVAVVILICVYLVACSAFKNAQTEELFRRNKQGRA, from the exons ATGGGAGTGAGCAACAGGATAACCGCAACTCTTAACTTCATAGCCCTCCTCTGCGCCATCCCAATAATGTCTTCCGGCATCTGGCTGGCCTCCAAGCCGGACAACGAGTGCATCCGCTCGTTCCGATGGCCGGTCTTCATCCTCGGCGCCCTCATGCTCCTCGTCTGCCTCGCCGGCTTCATTGGCGCCTATTTCAACAAACAGGGTCTTTTGGCTCTCTACCTTTTCTGCATGGCCGCCCTCATAATCCTGCTCCTTGTCCTGCTCATCTTCGCCTTCACCGTCACGAGGCCGGACGGCAGCTACGCCGTGCCCGGCAGGGCTTACAGGGAGTATCGGCTTGAAGGGTTTTCCAAGTGGCTGAGGGACTATGTTACTGACTCTTCGACTTGGCAGAAAATAAGGACTTGTTTGGCTGAGTCTGATACTTGCCCTAAGCTTACACAACAGTACATGTCAGCTGATCAGTTCCTCTTTGCCCACATCTCTCCCCTTCAGGCTA GATGTTGTGAACCTCCAACAATGTGTGGATACAACTATGTGAATCCAACACTGTGGATAAACCCAGTGAACCCAGGAGCTGACCCGGACTGCTTGATATGGAACAATGACCAAAACCTCTTGTGCTACAACTGCAATTCCTGCAGGGCTGGACTTTTGGGAAACCTGAGGAAAGAATGGAGGAGGGTCAATGTCATCCTCATTGTGGCTGTGGTGATCCTCATCTGCGTCTATCTCGTCGCCTGTAGCGCCTTCAAGAACGCCCAAACGGAGGAACTCTTCCGCCGGAACAAGCAGGGTAGGGCTTAA
- the LOC126588267 gene encoding uncharacterized protein LOC126588267 — protein sequence MEARLNASIDCCRFLLRQGLAFRGNDESEHSSNHGNFLELLQFLADHNEDVKAVTLKNAPENHKLTSPDIQKDIVNACATETIKTIIKDIGTLLFSILVDESRDVSTKEQMAIVLRYVDKNGHVVERFIGIEHVTSTAALSLKETIDEVFSRHKLSMSRLCGQGYDGASNMQGEFNGLKALIMKDSGCAYYIHCFAHQLQLALVAVAKKNIQIESLFSIVTILVNVVGASSKRCDLLREKQSIAVIEALNSGEFISGKGKNQETTLKRAGETRWGSHFGTLVSIMTMFSSILDVLEVIADDGVSSQQRCEANNLLDSMQSFDFVFNLHLMKDILGITNELSQALQRKDQDIVNAMKLVGVSDSFSAFDSQKLLRLAQFYPKDFSMNELVILKIQLETYIMDMRSSIEFSEHENASRDIMDLSVAKPNDRVRVFENSVSY from the exons ATGGA AGCTCGGTTGAATGCATCAATTGATTGTTGTCGATTTCTTTTGAGACAAGGGCTTGCATTTCGTGGTAATGATGAATCTGAACATTCAAGCAACCATGGAAACTTTCTTGAGCTTCTACAGTTTCTTGCCGACCACAATGAGGATGTGAAAGCTGTTACTTTGAAAAATGCTCCGGAGAATCACAAATTGACATCACCAGATATTCAAAAAGACATTGTAAATGCTTGTGCAACTGAGACCATCAAGACTATTATTAAAGATATTGGCACTTTGTTGTTCTCtattttggttgatgaatctcGCGACGTATCAACGAAGGAACAAATGGCTATTGTATTGCGTTATGTGGACAAGAATGGGCATGTCGTTGAGCGTTTTATTGGCATTGAGCATGTTACTAGTACTGCTGCTCTTTCACTCAAGGAAACCATTGATGAGGTATTTTCTAGGCATAAATTGAGCATGTCTAGGTTGTGTGGGCAAGGTTACGATGGGGCCAGCAATATGCAAGGTGAGTTCAATGGTCTTAAAGCTCTTATTATGAAAGACAGTGGTTGTGCCTATTATATTCATTGCTTTGCACATCAACTTCAATTAGCTCTTGTAGCTGTGGCAAAGAAGAACATCCAAATTGAGTCTCTTTTTAGTATAGTTACTATTTTGGTAAATGTTGTTGGAGCTTCATCGAAGCGTTGTGATCTTCTTCGAGAGAAGCAATCTATTGCAGTTATTGAAGCACTTAACAGTGGTGAGTTTATAAGTGGGAAAGGCAAAAATCAAGAAACTACTTTGAAACGTGCTGGAGAAACACGTTGGGGTTCACACTTTGGTACTTTAGTAAGTATCATGACTATGTTTTCATCCATACTTGATGTACTTGAAGTAATAGCAGATGATGGAGTAAGCTCTCAACAAAGATGTGAAGCGAATAATTTATTGGATTCTATGCAATCAtttgattttgtgtttaatCTACACTTGATGAAAGATATACTAGGAATAACCAATGAATtgtcacaagcattgcaaaggaAGGATCAGGATATTGTAAATGCAATGAAGTTGGTCGGAGTTT CCGACTCCTTCTCTGCTTTTGATAGCCAAAAGCTATTGCGTCTTGCCCAGTTTTATCCTAAAGACTTCTCTATGAATGAGCTGGTGATACTTAAGATTCAACTTGAGACTTACATTATGGATATGCGGTCTAGCATtgagttttcag AACATGAAAACGCGTCGAGGGATATAATGGATCTGAGTGTTGCTAAACCAAATGATCGTGTGCGAGTATTTGAAAACTCAGTTTCCTACTAG